One Acidobacteriota bacterium genomic window carries:
- a CDS encoding Gfo/Idh/MocA family oxidoreductase — translation MIPHKTRRDFIRTVGAGAVAAAGSMAVPAVASTRRPSAPARSRVIGANDRINVGFVGCGGRMNSHINHIVGRQAAKGDVQAVAVNDIWETRKKAAQEKTSVEASAVYHDYRELVARPDIDVVVISSPDHWHYAHAMAALEAGKDVYLEKPMTYTVDEARRIAEYVKANGRILQVGSQYTSLSHFHKAKQAIEDGLIGDVVWASGGFGRNSTKRGNEWNYRIDPDANPSNLDWKAFLGSAPKRDWDPARYFRWRKYWDYSGGIATDLFYHTVSPILMAAGPAFPVRISANGGIYVQKDREVPDTFFMNVDYPSWTMQLACSVTSGKGAPLVFHGSQGTIMVAEDSEGFQNTEIVVIPDRDYKDDFVKKTGSEELRIAVQPFVRGEHPHMDNFLDCVRSRQKPNLDADLGYKAMAAIGGGVTAYRKNKIVGFDQKSEKLT, via the coding sequence ATGATTCCACACAAGACCCGTCGTGACTTCATCCGCACCGTGGGTGCTGGTGCCGTGGCTGCTGCCGGTTCGATGGCAGTTCCCGCCGTTGCCTCGACTCGCCGTCCGTCCGCACCAGCCCGCAGCCGGGTGATCGGCGCCAACGACCGCATCAACGTCGGCTTTGTCGGCTGTGGCGGACGCATGAACAGCCACATCAACCACATCGTCGGCCGCCAGGCGGCCAAGGGCGACGTGCAGGCCGTGGCCGTCAACGACATCTGGGAGACGCGCAAGAAGGCCGCGCAGGAGAAGACCAGCGTCGAGGCGTCTGCGGTCTACCACGACTACCGCGAACTCGTCGCGCGTCCAGACATCGACGTCGTGGTGATCTCCTCGCCCGACCACTGGCACTACGCGCACGCGATGGCCGCGCTCGAAGCGGGCAAGGACGTCTACCTCGAGAAGCCGATGACCTACACGGTGGACGAGGCGCGTCGCATCGCCGAGTACGTGAAGGCCAACGGGCGCATCCTGCAGGTGGGCAGCCAGTACACCTCGCTCAGCCACTTCCACAAGGCCAAGCAGGCCATCGAAGACGGCCTCATCGGCGACGTGGTGTGGGCGTCGGGCGGGTTCGGCCGCAACAGCACGAAGCGCGGCAACGAGTGGAACTACAGGATCGACCCCGACGCCAATCCATCGAACCTCGATTGGAAGGCGTTTCTCGGCAGCGCGCCGAAGCGTGACTGGGATCCCGCGCGCTACTTCCGGTGGCGCAAGTACTGGGATTACTCCGGCGGCATCGCGACGGACCTCTTCTATCACACGGTGTCGCCGATCCTCATGGCGGCTGGGCCCGCGTTCCCGGTGCGTATCAGCGCCAACGGCGGCATCTACGTGCAGAAGGATCGCGAGGTGCCGGACACCTTCTTCATGAACGTCGACTACCCGAGCTGGACGATGCAGCTGGCGTGCTCGGTGACGAGCGGCAAGGGCGCGCCGCTGGTGTTCCACGGCTCGCAAGGCACCATCATGGTGGCCGAAGACAGCGAGGGCTTCCAGAACACCGAGATCGTCGTCATTCCCGATCGCGACTACAAGGACGACTTCGTCAAGAAGACCGGTTCCGAGGAGTTGCGCATCGCGGTGCAGCCGTTCGTGCGCGGCGAACATCCGCACATGGACAACTTCCTCGACTGCGTGCGCTCGCGCCAGAAGCCGAACCTCGACGCCGATCTCGGCTACAAGGCGATGGCGGCCATCGGCGGCGGCGTGACGGCGTATCGCAAGAACAAGATCGTCGGGTTCGACCAGAAGTCCGAGAAGCTCACGTAA
- a CDS encoding DUF423 domain-containing protein, whose amino-acid sequence MDRARFVRLGAWAMAFGVALGAFGAHGLKTRVSPEMLAIYETGVRYHLVHALGLFVVAWLCGESASRAPRIAGILLVAGILLFSGSLYLLALTGIRPLGAITPLGGVAWLAAWVTIAAGTRLRA is encoded by the coding sequence ATGGATCGTGCGCGGTTCGTTCGGCTGGGGGCGTGGGCGATGGCGTTCGGCGTGGCGCTGGGGGCGTTCGGGGCGCATGGGCTGAAGACCCGCGTGAGCCCGGAGATGCTCGCGATCTACGAGACGGGCGTGCGTTATCACCTCGTCCACGCGCTCGGCCTGTTCGTCGTGGCGTGGTTGTGTGGCGAGAGCGCGTCGCGGGCGCCGCGCATCGCGGGCATCCTCCTCGTCGCGGGGATCCTGCTCTTCTCTGGCAGCCTCTACCTCCTCGCGCTCACCGGCATCCGCCCACTCGGCGCGATCACCCCACTCGGTGGCGTCGCCTGGCTCGCCGCGTGGGTGACGATCGCGGCGGGGACACGACTCAGGGCGTAG